The Bacillus sp. (in: firmicutes) DNA segment TCGCTAGAGATCGTGCGAAGCAAATTTTCGGAGCAGAGCATGTTAATGTACAACCACATTCAGGTGCACAAGCGAACATGGCAGTTTACTTCACAATTTTAGAGCATGGGGATACAGTTCTAGGCATGAACTTATCACACGGCGGACATTTAACACATGGTAGCCCTGTCAACTTCAGTGGTGTCCAATATAACTTTGTTGCTTATGGCGTCGACGAAGAAACGCAACAAATCGATTATGAGGATGTGTTGGCAAAAGCGAAAGAACATAAGCCGAAATTAATCGTCGTTGGAGCTAGCGCTTACCCACGTGAAATTAATTTTAAGAAATTCCGTGAAATTGCTGATGAAGTTGGTGCTTACTTAATGGTTGATATGGCTCATATCGCTGGATTAGTTGCAGCAGGTCTACACATGAATCCAGTGCCATATGCTGATTTCGTAACAACAACAACACATAAAACATTACGTGGACCACGTGGCGGGATGATTCTATGCAAAGAAGAATTCGCACAAAAAATTGATAAAGCGATTTTCCCGGGCATCCAAGGTGGCCCATTAATGCATGTGATTGCAGCAAAAGCTGTTGCATTCGGCGAAGCACTTCAAGCTAGCTTTAAGGAATAT contains these protein-coding regions:
- a CDS encoding serine hydroxymethyltransferase → MEFLKAQDAEVFQAIQDELGRQRNKIELIASENFVSEAVMEAQGSVLTNKYAEGYPGRRYYGGCEYVDVAENIARDRAKQIFGAEHVNVQPHSGAQANMAVYFTILEHGDTVLGMNLSHGGHLTHGSPVNFSGVQYNFVAYGVDEETQQIDYEDVLAKAKEHKPKLIVVGASAYPREINFKKFREIADEVGAYLMVDMAHIAGLVAAGLHMNPVPYADFVTTTTHKTLRGPRGGMILCKEEFAQKIDKAIFPGIQGGPLMHVIAAKAVAFGEALQASFKEYAENIIKNAKRLAEGLQKQGFTLVSGGTDNHLLLLDVRNLGLTGKVAENALDDVGITVNKNTIPYDPESPFVTSGIRIGTAAVTSRGFGLEEMAEIAEIIGLTLKNVDNEEKLAEAAKRVQDLTSKFTLYPTR